The window CCTCAAGGGGACGATCTGACGGTGGACAGAGCGGACCAAGTGGACGGAGTGGACAGGGGAAGGCTAGGGCGCTGAAACCTGCAGGCGTCCTTCGACGACGTACTGATCCGGTAGATCCTCTTCGACAACACGCGCGACGAGGCCGCCGGCGGCGAGCTCGGCGATCAGCGCCTCCTCGGAGAGCTTGTGCTTAGGCGACGGGCCGCGATCGCTCTCGAGAGTGAAGTCGACGATGGTGAGCCGGCCCGACGGCGTGAGCGCGGCGGCGATCTTCTTGGCGTACGCGACGCGGTCCGGGAGGTGGTGCCAGGTGTCGACTATCAGCACGCGGTCCACGCTCGCGGGCTCGAGCCCGGGATCATCCGGCGCGACGGCGCGCGCCGCGACGTTGGCGAGCCCCTCCTTCGCCGCGCGCTTCGTCATGTGGTCCACGAGGTTCGGCTCGACGTCGAGCCCGAGCACCTTCCCGCCCGGGCCAACCGCCCGCGAGAGGTACGGGAGGAAGTAGCCCGTGCCGGCGCCGATGTCGGCCGCGGTCATGCCCTCCGCTATCTCCATGAGCGCGATCACGTGCTCCGGCTTCTGCCACTCGGCGCGCGCCGGGTCGTCGAACGCCGCGACCCACTTGTCGACGTCGCTGAAGTCGTGCGTCATCCCGTGGCCGCCGTGGTGGGGCTTCGCCTCGCCCCCGCCGCAGGCGACCGCGAGCAGCGCGATCACCGTCACCCCGAGCATCCCAGTCGTTCTTTTCTTCTTGTCCATTTCGTCCACTCCGTCCATTCCGTCCACTCCGTCCACTCCCTACTTCCTTCTTCTCCTCGCCCTGTTCACCAGCACCGGGATCAGGATCGCGGGGGTCACGACGAGCGCGCCGAGCAGCAGGAAGACGAGCAGCTCGCCGATGGCGATCATGGCGTTGCTCCCGTTTCGTGGAGCCTCTGAATCACTGTGCAGAAAAACGAGAACAAAGAATTCAGCTCGGGTTCGGTCTCGGTCGTCCGATTCGCGGTCATGCGCAAGTACGTCTTCCCTTCCGATGTCTCGGTCCCGATGGACAGGTCGCGCCCGGCGAGCAGGAACGATTTGATCTCCCGGCTCTCGAGCAGGCGCTTCACGCGGCGCTCGTCGTTGGCCTTGATCACGAACGCCTTGTCGAACTCCTCGTCGCCGATCACCACGTCCTGCGCGCCGAAGAAATGCATCAACGCGTCGGCGAAGTCCTGCGGCCAGATCGTGAACCGGAAGCCGTCGTCGGAAGGGACGAGAAAGCTCAGCTTGAGCGGGCGAGTGTCGGTTTCGACGAAAACGATTTGCGAGTCGGAAAACGGAATCGCCAAATGGAAAGTCATGTAGGTGTGGTCGACGGTCGTTTTGATTCCGAATTCGCCATCGTGCGCGGCAGCGAACCGGGTCCAGGCGTCCCGTTTTCGAGTCGTGTCGAGGACGTCGTCGCCGAACCTGCTGGAATGGATCATGGTGTCGACGATCTCTCCCACCTTGCTCGGACGCGCCTCCTTCGTCATGGGCACCCTTCCCCTACCCCTTCACGAGCGGGCGGTACTTCACGCGGTGGGGCTGGTCGGCCGCGGCGCCCAAGCGGCGGTGGCGGTCCTCCTCGTACGCGTCGAAGTTGCCCTCGAACCAGACGATCTGGCTGTCGCCCTCGAACGCGAGGATGTGCGACGCGATGCGGTCGAGGAACCAGCGATCGTGGCTCACGACCACCGCGCACCCGGCGAACCCGAGCAGCGCGTCCTCGAGCGCGCGCAGCGTGTCCACGTCGAGATCGTTCGTCGGTTCGTCGAGGAGCAGGAGGTTGCCGCCGCTCTTGAGCAGCTTGGCGAGGTGCACGCGGTTGCGCTCGCCGCCCGAGAGAGCGCCGACCTTCTTCTGCTGATCCGAGCCGTTGAAGTTGAACCACGAGACGTACGCCCGGCTGTTCACCTCGCGGGTGCCGATCTTGAGCGAGTCCGCGCCGCCCGAGATCTCCTGCCACACGCTCTTGTCGCCGTCGAGCGAGTCCCGGCTCTGATCGACGTACGCGAGCTGCACGGTCTCGCCGACCACGAGCTTGCCCGCGTCCGGCGTCTCCTGTCCGGTGATCATGCGGAGCAGCGTCGTCTTGCCCGTCCCGTTGGCGCCGACGATGCCGACGATGCCGCCGGGCGGGAGCCGGAAGTCGAGCCGGTCGATGAGCAGCCGATCGCCGTACCCCTTGCACAGCTTGTCCGCGACCACGACCTCGCCGCCGAGCCGCGGCCCCGCCGGGATCGAGATCTCCACCGCGCGCTCCCGCTCCTCCGCCGACTGATCCGCGTTGAGGAGCCGCTCGTACGCCGCGACGCGCGCCTTGCTCTTCGCCTGCCGCGCCTTGGGGTTCATGCGCACCCACTCGAGCTCGCGCTCCAGCGAGCGGCGCCGCGCGGTCTTCTGCTTCTCCTCGACGCCGAGCCGCTTCTCCTTCTGCTCGAGCCACGAGCTGTAGTTCCCCTTCCACGGGATCCCCTCGACGCGATCCATCTCGAGGATCCAGCCCGCGACGTTGTCGAGGAAGTAGCGATCGTGCGTGATCGAGATCACGGTCCCCGGGTACTCCTGCAGGTGCCGCTCGAGCCACGCGACCGTCTCGGCGTCGAGATGGTTCGTCGGCTCGTCGAGGAGCAGCATGTCCGGCCGCTCGAGCAGGAGGCGGCAGAGCGCCACGCGGCGCTTCTCGCCGCCGGAGAGCACCTTGACGTCCGCGTCCCCGGGCGGGAGCCGGAGCGCCTCCATCGCCACGTCGACGACGCGGTCGATCTCCCAGGCGTTCGCCGCCTCGATCTTGTCCTGCACCTCGGCGACCTCGGCGAGCACCTTCTCCATCTCGTCCGGCGAGAGCTCCTCGCACAGCTTCATGTTGAGGTCGTTGTACTGGTCCAGGAGCGCGCGCGTCGCGGCGACCGCCTTCTCCACGTTGCCTCGCACGTCGGTCGTCTCGTCGAGCCGCGGCTCCTGCGGCAGGTAGCCGATGCGGATGCCGTCCGGGTGCCAGGTCTCGCCGAAGAACTCGGTCTCGACGCCGGCCATGATCTTGAGCAGCGTGCTCTTGCCGGCGCCGTTCGAGCCGATCACGCCGATCTTCGCGCCGGGCAAAAAGGCGAGGGTCATCCCCTTGATCACGGCCTTGTCCGGCGGGTAGACCTTCCGCACGTTCTGCATGGTGAAGACGAACTGGTGGCTCATGGCTTGCTCCTCCCCGCTTTGGGGATTCGAATTCTAAGCAAATTCGGCCCGCCATGCTACGGTTCGCGCATGGGAAACGACGGAGCGCAGCGGTGAGCCCGGTCGTCGTCGCGTTGATGGCGCTCGCGGCCGTCGCCGCCGCGTTCGCCGCGCTCTGGCTTTCTGGCCGAAGGCGCCGGGCCGACGAGGCGGCGGCCGAGGCGGAGCGGCTCAGGGCGGCGCTCGATCAGGAGAAGCGGAGCACGGAGGAGAAGCTCGCGCTCATCGCGGGGGCGCGGGAGAGCCTGGCCGAACAGTTCCGCAGCCTCGCCGCGCAGATCGTCGACGAAAGGAGCAGCCGGTTCGCGGCCGAGAGCAAGGAGCGGCTCGGCGAGATGCTCGATCCGCTGCGCCTGCAGATCGGCGAGTTCAAGAAGAAGGTGGAGGACGTCTACGACAAGGAGGCGCAGGGCCGGGCCTCCCTCCTGCAGGAGATCCGCCACCTCAAGGATCTGAACCAGAAGATCGGGGAGGACGCGATCGCCCTCACGCGCGCGCTCAAGGGCGACGCGAAGGTGCGCGGCAACTGGGGCGAGCTCGTGCTCGAGCGGGTGCTCGAGCAGTCGGGGCTCGCGAACGGCCGCGAGTACGAGACGCAGGTGCGGCTCCACGAGCGGTGCGGCGGCGCGCAGGCGCGCTACCCGGACGTCATCGTCCACCTGCCCGAGGGGCGCGACGTGGTCGTCGACTCCAAGGTCTCGCTCGTCGCGTTCACGGAGTATACGGCCGCCGAGACCGACGAGGAGCGGCGCGCCGCGCTCAAGCGGCACGTCGACTCGGTCCGCGCCCACGTCAAGGGCCTGAGCGAGAAGAGCTACGACGATCTCGCGGGGATCTCGTCGCTCGACTTCGTCGTCATGTGCGTCCCGAACGAGCCCGCGCTCATCGCCGCCGCCGCCGAGGACGCGGCGCTCATCGAGGACGCCTTCGCGCGCCGGGTGGCGCTCGTCGGCCCGTCCACGCTGCTGCTCACCCTGCGGATGGTCGCCTCGATCTGGCGCACCGAGCACCAGAACCGGCACGCGCTCGAGATCGCGGAGCGCGGCCAGCTCCTGTACGACAAGCTCGTCGGCTTCGTCGAGGATCTCCGGCGGATCGGCAAGCAGATCGACGACGCGCGCGCGGCCTACGACGACGCCGAGGGGAAGCTGATCGCGGGCACGGGCAACCTCGTGGGCCAGGCGAAGAAGCTCGTCGAGCTCGGCGTGAAGGCGAAGAAGCAGATGCCCAGGGAGCTGAGCGAAAGGAGCGACGAGCCGTGACGCCCATGCGCGCGTCGTCCGTCGCCCTCGCCGCCGCGCTCGCCGCAACGGCGCTCTTCGGGTGCGGCGCGCCGCGCCCCGAGATCGCGAAGCCCGGGAAGAAGATCGAAGGCGGGGAGCTCGAGCGGGCGCCGCTCCACGCTCGCGCCGTGGTGTTCATGATGGCGCGCTGCCCGCACTGCGCGGAGCTCTTCCGCGTCCTTTTGCCCCTGCGCCGCGAGCTGAACGGCGCGCTCGGAATCTCGGTCGGCTTCGTCGGGGCGCTGGGCGCCGACGGCGCGCCCGATCTGTCGGACGACGACGCCGAGGTCGCCGCCGCGACGATCGAGCTGTGCGCGGGGCGCAGCGCGACGCGCGAGGACGCCTGGTTCGAGTTCCTCGAGTGCGAGTACGAGGGCTCGAGGTGGCACGCGCTCCCCGGCGGGTGGCGGACCTGCGCCGAGCGCGCCGGGATCGACGCGGCGGAGGTCGAAACGTGCGTCGAGGACGGCTCGGGGCGCGAGGAGCTCGGGATGTCGATCGCCGCGAGCGCCGCCGCGGGCGTGCGCGCCGCGCCGATGATCTTCGTCGACGACAGGCCGTACTTCGGCGAAAGGACGCGCGAGGCGCTGCTCGCCCAGATCTGCTACGGCGCCGGGAGAGAGGAGACGCGTCCCAAGGCGTGCGTTGCGGTCGAGCCGCCTTTGCCCGTCGCCGCGACTTTGCTCGCGGACAGCCGGTGCACCGACCCCGACGCGTGCGACGTGGAGCGGGAGATCGTGTTCCTCGAGGCGCTCGTGCCCCAGCTCGCGATCGCGCGGGTCGACTTCCGCAGCTCGGAGGGTCGGCGGCTGTACGAGCTCATCGGTGTGGCCGCCGGGCCGAAGCACCTCCCGCTGCTCATCGTGGACGGCGCGATCGACGAGCTCACCTTCGTCAGGTCCAGGCTGGAGGACTACCTCGTCCGGTTCGGGCGCGGCTACCTCATGCCGATGGGAGAGGGCCGGGATCCGCTCGCGGAGCTCTGCGACAACGGGCTGGACGAGGACGACGACGGCGCGATCGACTGCGCCGACGACGCGTGCACGGGCGCCCTCGCGTGCCGCGAGGAGAAGCGCGGCCGGCTGGATCTGTTCATCATGAGCCGGTGCCCGTACGCGATGGATCTGCTGCCGGCGGTCGACGCGTTCCTCGAGCACATGGGGCGCGACAGAAGACAGGTGGATCTGCGGATCGCGTTCATCGGGACCACGGGGGAGGATGGCGCGCCCCGGTCGATGCACGGCGAGGAGGAGGTCGCGGAGGATCTCCGGCTCGCGTGCGCCCAGGAGCTCTACGGCGAGCGGTACAGGTTCATGGAGTACGCCGTGTGCCGCGCCGCGGCCGGACGGCGCGACGATTGGCGATCCTGCGTGCCCCAGGGGATGAGCGCCAAGGCGATCGCGAAGTGCGCCGAGGGGGAGAAGGGCCGCGCGCTCCTCGCCGCGAGCTTCGCGGCCGCCGAAGCCGCGGGCGCCGACGCGAGCCCGACCTTCCTGCTCAACGAGAAGCACCCTTTGGGGGGGCGGACCGCCGAGGGGATCCGCGCCGCATTCTGCACGAGGAACGGCGCCGCCGCCGGGTGCCGTACGCCGATCGTCGAGGCCGAGGAGTCGGACCACGGAGCGTCGGACGGCGCCGCCTGCGAGTGACAATCGATCGCGCCGCTAGCCCCAGCTCCACTCGCAGCACATCTGGGTCCACGTGCCGCACGACACGGTCGGCGACGGGATCATGAGCAGCGGGCAGCTCACGCCCCACTCGACGCACGCGCCGCCGCCGAGCTCGCAGGTGTTCGACGGGTCGATCTCGGTGCAGCACACCTCGGACAGCCCGTCGCAGATCCCGCCCTGGTTCATCTGCGTGCCGTCCGGGCAGGTCCACCACGACTCGCACGAGCCGCCGAGGTCGGCGCACGGCACCCGCAGATCCTCGCAGCACATGCGCGTCGCCAGGTTGCAGAAGTACTCGGTGCGCTGCGCCTCGTAGCTCAGGCAGCCGTCGCGGCACTCCATGTCCGCCTGATCGCCGCACGCCTCGGTGAGGCCGTCCGCCGCGCCGACGGGCTGGCAGCAGATCTCGTCCGCATCGAGGCACGTCCACTCGTAGTTGTGGATCGCGGTCGGCGGGTCGAGCGACTCGGAGCAGGTGTACTCGTCGGTGAACACCTCGCACGCCCACGGGCACTGTGGCGGCGCGCAGCAGGTCTGCAGGAGGCCGCAGCTCAGATCCACCTCGGCGTAGTCGGTCGGGCAGGAGCTCCAGATGTTGACGCACACGCCGCCTATCTCCGTGCACCCGGGCTGCGTGTCCTGGCAACACGTCGCCGTGGCCGAGTTGCAGAAGTACGCGGTCGTGGGCTCCTGCCACTCGCCGGTGCAGTCGACCTCGCACGAGTACCCCGCCTGATCGCCGCAGTACGTAATCCCGCCGGGCGCGCCGACGGGCTGGCAGCAAACGCGATCCTCGGTCGCGCACGCGAAGTTCGGGTTGTACACGGCCGAGGGCGGGTTCAGCGTGCCGGAGCACGAGTACTCGTCCACGAAGTCCGCGCAGAACCAAGGGCAATTGCCCTCCATCGCGGTGTCGGTGTCCGGACCCGCGTCCGCGCCGGCGTCGGCGCCGGTGTCGGTGTCCGAATCGGCGTCGGAGTCCGAATCGGCGTCGGTGTCCGCGTCGGTTCCGGGATCCGGGCATTCGTCGCCCGCGTCCTCGCCCGACGGATCTCCGGGCGCGAGTGACGGCGGCGTCTCATTGCCGCACGACGGGAGCGCCGCGATCGACGCGGTGAGGAGCATGATGATCGAGCGCTTCACGTCGTTCCCTCCTTGTCCGTGAACGGCCGCTAGTGTATCTCGCTTGTTCACGCGCGGGCAACGCCCCCTTCGGCGGGGCGCCGGGCCAAGGAAGCGCGCGGGAGGGATCGCGATGGCGGACGACCGGGACCGGATCGAGGAGGCGCCGGAGGAGATCCGCGGGCTCGCCGAGAGGTGCGTGCTGCACGTGCGGCACAGGCTCGGGTTCGAGCTGGACTACTCGGTCGACACGATCTCGGTGCTCGATCTCTTCGTGTCTTCCGTGCTCACGGAGGAGGGGGAGGGCGAGCTGCCGCCGCCGGGCCACTCGCGGCGCTCGGCCGCGATGCACCTGCTCGCGCCGACCATCGGCGCCTACTTCGGCGAGACGATCCGCCGTGCCTTCCCGTGTCGCTGGCGCTTCACCTCCGGGGACGCGCACCGCTGGGCGCTCGAGTTCGAGGAGATCTTCCTGCGCTTCAACCCGGCGGGCGTCGCCGCGGAGGCGCTCTTCGGCGAACCGTTCGAGGACTGGTCCGGCGCGCTCGTCACCGCACCCGAGCTCACGGCGGTGGTCCACGAGCGGCTCGCGGCCGCGCCGCCGATTCCGGAGGACGAGTTCTTCACGTTCGCCGCGCGGCACGAGGCGCTGCAGATCGTCGAGGACTACCTCCGGGAGCGCGCGGCGCGGTACGGCGCGATCGGGTGCGCGCCGGCCGACTACGACCGCCTACTCGACGTGAATTGAGGCGGGCGTCAGGCTCCCTCTCGGGATCGCGCGGAGCCGAGGCCG of the Pseudomonadota bacterium genome contains:
- a CDS encoding DNA recombination protein RmuC, with the protein product MSPVVVALMALAAVAAAFAALWLSGRRRRADEAAAEAERLRAALDQEKRSTEEKLALIAGARESLAEQFRSLAAQIVDERSSRFAAESKERLGEMLDPLRLQIGEFKKKVEDVYDKEAQGRASLLQEIRHLKDLNQKIGEDAIALTRALKGDAKVRGNWGELVLERVLEQSGLANGREYETQVRLHERCGGAQARYPDVIVHLPEGRDVVVDSKVSLVAFTEYTAAETDEERRAALKRHVDSVRAHVKGLSEKSYDDLAGISSLDFVVMCVPNEPALIAAAAEDAALIEDAFARRVALVGPSTLLLTLRMVASIWRTEHQNRHALEIAERGQLLYDKLVGFVEDLRRIGKQIDDARAAYDDAEGKLIAGTGNLVGQAKKLVELGVKAKKQMPRELSERSDEP
- a CDS encoding methyltransferase domain-containing protein; translated protein: MDKKKRTTGMLGVTVIALLAVACGGGEAKPHHGGHGMTHDFSDVDKWVAAFDDPARAEWQKPEHVIALMEIAEGMTAADIGAGTGYFLPYLSRAVGPGGKVLGLDVEPNLVDHMTKRAAKEGLANVAARAVAPDDPGLEPASVDRVLIVDTWHHLPDRVAYAKKIAAALTPSGRLTIVDFTLESDRGPSPKHKLSEEALIAELAAGGLVARVVEEDLPDQYVVEGRLQVSAP
- the ettA gene encoding energy-dependent translational throttle protein EttA, whose amino-acid sequence is MSHQFVFTMQNVRKVYPPDKAVIKGMTLAFLPGAKIGVIGSNGAGKSTLLKIMAGVETEFFGETWHPDGIRIGYLPQEPRLDETTDVRGNVEKAVAATRALLDQYNDLNMKLCEELSPDEMEKVLAEVAEVQDKIEAANAWEIDRVVDVAMEALRLPPGDADVKVLSGGEKRRVALCRLLLERPDMLLLDEPTNHLDAETVAWLERHLQEYPGTVISITHDRYFLDNVAGWILEMDRVEGIPWKGNYSSWLEQKEKRLGVEEKQKTARRRSLERELEWVRMNPKARQAKSKARVAAYERLLNADQSAEERERAVEISIPAGPRLGGEVVVADKLCKGYGDRLLIDRLDFRLPPGGIVGIVGANGTGKTTLLRMITGQETPDAGKLVVGETVQLAYVDQSRDSLDGDKSVWQEISGGADSLKIGTREVNSRAYVSWFNFNGSDQQKKVGALSGGERNRVHLAKLLKSGGNLLLLDEPTNDLDVDTLRALEDALLGFAGCAVVVSHDRWFLDRIASHILAFEGDSQIVWFEGNFDAYEEDRHRRLGAAADQPHRVKYRPLVKG
- a CDS encoding thioredoxin domain-containing protein, whose protein sequence is MRASSVALAAALAATALFGCGAPRPEIAKPGKKIEGGELERAPLHARAVVFMMARCPHCAELFRVLLPLRRELNGALGISVGFVGALGADGAPDLSDDDAEVAAATIELCAGRSATREDAWFEFLECEYEGSRWHALPGGWRTCAERAGIDAAEVETCVEDGSGREELGMSIAASAAAGVRAAPMIFVDDRPYFGERTREALLAQICYGAGREETRPKACVAVEPPLPVAATLLADSRCTDPDACDVEREIVFLEALVPQLAIARVDFRSSEGRRLYELIGVAAGPKHLPLLIVDGAIDELTFVRSRLEDYLVRFGRGYLMPMGEGRDPLAELCDNGLDEDDDGAIDCADDACTGALACREEKRGRLDLFIMSRCPYAMDLLPAVDAFLEHMGRDRRQVDLRIAFIGTTGEDGAPRSMHGEEEVAEDLRLACAQELYGERYRFMEYAVCRAAAGRRDDWRSCVPQGMSAKAIAKCAEGEKGRALLAASFAAAEAAGADASPTFLLNEKHPLGGRTAEGIRAAFCTRNGAAAGCRTPIVEAEESDHGASDGAACE